Below is a window of Rhodoglobus vestalii DNA.
AGCGTCTTATTTGCTGGTGTGAAGATGCGGCCTGTTACCAGGGGGAGGTCCGGCGACAAAGGCGCGGCGCTGCGCGACTGTAGGTAGCGCGGGGTGTATTCGAATGAGGAACTGGCAAGCGAACGGCCGCCTTGAAAGGATGGACGAAGGGTGCCGACCATTGTCGGCGAGTCGCCACCACCGATCGCGACTTCGATGATGTCTATCAGTTTCATATGGTGCCCCCGGCGTTGAGAATGTCGTCGATTCGACTTCGACCGGCGTTGTTGTTGTACGGGTCTGCCGCATCCACGATGATGCCCTCAACCCCCAATACCGCGAGCACAGCAAACAGCGAGTCCATACGTGCGGTGCCGGTGCCATTCTCGATGTTCCGAAGCGTTTGGCGGGTAATGAATGCCCGCTCGGCAACCTGCACCGCGCTCAGGCCATTGACCTTGCGCCACCGCCGGATGTTAGCGCCGAAGTCTCTCAGGATTCGCTTCCGCTGGGATGAACCACGCTGAACCACGGGAACCCCTTTCTGATAGTCATAAGTGCCATGATATGCCATATTGGAATCTATAGCTATCATCTGGTGGCATAATTTCGAGTCAGCAATTGGCTAATACTCGGTGTGAGCCTGCCGCTCTGATGCCGTGCAAGTAATGTCGGTCACGCTGGTCATTATCTGGCAAAAAGTCGATAACGCACAGCGACAGCGACGTTAGGCTATGTCGTTGACTGCTGAGCTCCTCGGTCCAGTCGACGTCCTCCTGGCCCGAGAATGCGGCATCCGCCGCCCCACGAATTAGGTGATGTTGAACTAGACATGTGCGGCGAGTTCAACCCAGTCCAGGCGGATGTCAATGAGTTCCAGATACGCTTCGTTACCCTCCACAGCAATGACCTTGAAACCCAGCTTCACCGCAGCCTCAGCAGTCGTACCCGAGCCCGCAAACGGGTCCAGCACAGTGCCGCCCGCCGGAGTGACAAGCTTGATCAACCATTCCATGACCGACAATGGCTTCACTGTGTTGTGCTTCGTACCATCGGCGGCGACAGGACGTTCCTTGACCGTTGCGCGGCCCGCATAGTGGAAACGCAACCTATCCTCGAACTCGACATCGTCGCCCAAACGTGGGAAGAACCGAGACGGGCCACCCTCACCGTCATACCCAGTTCCACCAGAGGTCACCCCCTGACCTGGACCAGCCAGACCAGAACGGGCTTTACCCTTCCGGGAACGGGACACCGGGTTCGCAGCATCCAACTCTGCAGCCGCACCCGAATCAAACATGATGTTCGTTGGCCACCGTCCAGGAGGGGCGTAATCCTTACGGACACCACCGGCCGGGAAGTCGCCATACACAGCGTTTCCGCCATGCAGAGTGCCGTACTTACCATGCTGGTTCTTTCCCCACGACTCAGCACGGTCAGCATCCGACACGAAATCGGTACGACAACCCTCAACATCCAAATTGCTGGTACCCCAGAGTTCAACATTCTGTGCAATCGTGCCCACCGGAGGTTTCTGAGCCAACAAAATAGGTTCATACCCGGGTTTCAAAGACTGCTTCGTCTTCGGGAACACATCCGAGCGCACCCACTGCAAACCATCTTTTATCCGGAACCCCGCCAGACGGATAGACACACCCATCAGATCCTGAGTGCGAGTACCGGCAAACGACACCAAATATCCGCCCGGTTTCAACACCCGAAGGCATTCCGACCACAGAGCTGGCGGCGGAACAAATCTGTCCCAGTCAGCACCCATAAACCCGCGCCCATCAGCGGGGATGAACTCCGGCTCACCAGACACCCACCGAGTCAGAGCTTCGCCAACCTTCCCCGCAGACAAATCCGCCAACCCATACGGTGGATCAGTGACCACAGAATCAACCGAGTTGTCGGGAAGCAGACGAAGCACCGCCAGGCAGTCGCCAGCGTAGATCATGGCGTTATCGTCTTGACGGTAGATGCGGGGTGCAATAGAAGAGTCCATACCCGCTCTATGCGGGTCAGTTTGCACCGGCTGGTGGATGCTGGGGTCGGCGTTCGCGCAGTCTCAACGCTTGAACTCAACGATGAGCGAGAGACTATCAAGCTTGCAACCCGCGAGAGAGCCCTTATCGCTCTCGGCAAGCGGTCCGTGACAGTGGTTGTCAAAGCACCATCTGAGGAGAAGGAGTTTGCGGCGGCGGAAATCCGTGCGCGCTCACTTGTTTCGGAAGTCGTTTGGACAATGGGGCTCGAAGCCCAGAATTTGACGCCGGAAGCGATCGAGGATTTGGTCAAGGATGCTCTCGCCGACGAACTTAGCGATCTGTGAACAAATCTGGCGGCGGTCCCGGGACGAACCAGCACGGGACTCGGGGCGTTGGGAAGGACTCAGATCGAGCGGGACGCTTGGAGGCACAAGTAACACACACTCAGTGTTCACGATGTCCAATACGGTGAAACTCCGATCGACCCGGATTACTTCGAATTTCTGACGTCCGCGGCCGGCTGCGGATCAGATCAACTCGATCTGTGCTTCATCGCGTTCGTGTCCTCTGAACTCGCCGCCCCGGCTCTGTGGAGCACCCTATGGTGTCGGCGAGAAGAGGCCACCCACTCCCCGGCAACTGGGAAGGAATCCTTCCCAGTTGCCCACGGCGCGCCCCCGTGATGCCATCCTGCAAAACCGACGCCGCCCTCAAGCTTTCAGGATCGGCAGCGCGGTCGCCACGATGTTGAGTGCGCGGAGCACCCGCCGGATTCTGTTGTCTGCCGCGCATAAAGCATTTATGAACACCACGCTGGGTACGATTGAGGCCATGACAGCTTCGCCGCAACTCATAACAGCTCCGCAGGCCGCTGCGCTCGTGCGCGACGCCCTTTCCGCTGGAAATAGTGACCTAGCGATCCGTCAGCTGACGGAGGCCATTGCGCGGCTGATTGAAAGTAAGGGCAAGAACATCCCCGCCGATGAGTTTGCAGAGCCTGAAACTACCGGAGATGCGAACTACGACGCAGTGCTCGCGGCCGCCTTCCTCTACGCAGCCAACATTTGCCAGCTCGAAGCCCCAGGTTGGACAGAACTCGCACCGCTGACGGAACTGTGGCTTTGGGGTGGGGACGGGTTCGAGTCGGAACAGTACAAAAGCCTCATTCGCAGCCAAACGCCATCTGAGTTCCTAGAGCGAAACATCCTCACGCGTCCGCGTGATTGGGTGAACGCTTGAGTGACGATTTTGACGACAGCTATCGATCGCTCACGGTCGAGGACATCCGGGAGTTGCTCGGAGAGCTGCTGGATCGTCAAGCTGCACGGGGCGTCGAGGTTGAGGCGTATATCGTCGGTGGCGCGCCATGGCGCTGCACCTTGGTCGCGAGCAACTAACTCCCGACATCGACGGGATCTTCACGCCGCAGACGGAGGTCTTCGCTGAAGCAGCCGCGATGGCCGACGAGTACGGACTCGACCCGCACTGGGTCAACTCATCATTTCTCTCTTACATGTCGTTCTCACCCAAGGACGACGGTGAACCGACTGTCGTTGAACTACGCGGACACAAGGTGACGATCGCGTCAAAACGAGTGCTCCTCGCAATGAAGATCGCTGCCTCGCGGTCGAAGGACCACACCGACACAAGCCGCCTGATTCTCGACCTTGGAATCACCGACGCCAACGAACTCGTGGATCTGGCCTTCTCACTATTCGGCGAAGGAAACATGACGCTGAGCGAAGACCGAGAAGAGGTCACCCTCATAGTCGAAGAGGCACTGCGGCGCGCGGAGCGCTACGGCGCCGGTATTCGATCGGCAGGCGTTACCCGCCCCGTGCCCGCGGGCACACCCATCGCCGGTGGGGCAACGTCCGCTGCTGGCCGCTGCGGGAAACCGCGCACCAACGGCAAAGGTTCCTGCATGCGACGTGTCAGCGAGCACGGCTGCCCGTATCACGGCTAAGAGCTAGGTACGGCAGCCTCCTCTGCCATCCGCGCCGTAAGCATCGCTTGACGCGCCGCGCGTCGCCGCCATCGTCTTCTGTGTCGCCGTTGACCAAAGGCTGTACTTGCCCTCAAACGGGTCGAGCCCGCTCTTGTCGTAGACCTCGCGGTACTCTCGCTGTAGGTGGCCTGATGGCTGCGGTGTAGGCGGCGCAGTCATCGGCGCAGGGCATCGACAGGCGCACCAGCTCCAACACCCGGTTGGTGCGGGCGCGGTTCTTGTACGAGTACATCCGCGGCTCCATCAGGTTCCTCACCTGAGCCAGCGCAGACTCCACGGCACCGTTCGCGTGCACGGGTGGTCGGTCAGCTCGGCGAACCGCCTGGATGCGAAGCTTCACACCGGTTGCCGACCCCTGCAATTGGGTGAACATCAAGCCGTTTGGAGATGGCGAAAAGGACTCTGGACGAAGCCGAAATGATGGCAAAATTCACCCTGCCATTGTGAAAATCAAGCCGTTGGGGGACAGCGAAAAGGGCTCTCGGCGACGCCGTATGACGACAGCGAAAAGGGCTCTTGACGAAGCCGTTTCGGACGCTGGAATCCGGGTGGTTTCGGGGTGGGAAAAAGGGGGCTGGGGCAGAGGGTTGATCAGGCCGGAAAGTGTGCCCTATTGATCGGGTGTGGGTCGGTGTTGGTGGGGGCGTTCTGGGCATCATAATTGTTCCGCATCCGGGGGCGATCTAACGTTTTTGGCCCGCATTTTTGTACCCCGGTTGCCGCCCTTGTGGACGAAAATCTGTACCAGAAGGTGCCATTCGGGGTCAGAAACTGCCCTCTCGGGACCGATTTGGGGAAGATTTCGACGATCAGT
It encodes the following:
- a CDS encoding helix-turn-helix domain-containing protein, encoding MVQRGSSQRKRILRDFGANIRRWRKVNGLSAVQVAERAFITRQTLRNIENGTGTARMDSLFAVLAVLGVEGIIVDAADPYNNNAGRSRIDDILNAGGTI
- a CDS encoding DNA-methyltransferase; its protein translation is MDSSIAPRIYRQDDNAMIYAGDCLAVLRLLPDNSVDSVVTDPPYGLADLSAGKVGEALTRWVSGEPEFIPADGRGFMGADWDRFVPPPALWSECLRVLKPGGYLVSFAGTRTQDLMGVSIRLAGFRIKDGLQWVRSDVFPKTKQSLKPGYEPILLAQKPPVGTIAQNVELWGTSNLDVEGCRTDFVSDADRAESWGKNQHGKYGTLHGGNAVYGDFPAGGVRKDYAPPGRWPTNIMFDSGAAAELDAANPVSRSRKGKARSGLAGPGQGVTSGGTGYDGEGGPSRFFPRLGDDVEFEDRLRFHYAGRATVKERPVAADGTKHNTVKPLSVMEWLIKLVTPAGGTVLDPFAGSGTTAEAAVKLGFKVIAVEGNEAYLELIDIRLDWVELAAHV